One Xiphophorus maculatus strain JP 163 A chromosome 10, X_maculatus-5.0-male, whole genome shotgun sequence genomic region harbors:
- the LOC102231909 gene encoding probable G-protein coupled receptor 142 produces the protein MIDWPNVTASSYEELVLKPEELQRSKCVLGFIPVIYYSVLLCVGVPVNILTAVALCRLACRTKKPLYYYLLAVTGSDILSQLFIIFVGFLLETAVFHRDVPTVLLHVVSAAEFAANHASIWSTIPLTVDRYVALCHPLLHRQISYPARARKIIAAVLVLSLTSGIPFFWWSDVWRDSHLPTVLDAVLIWTHVTIIYFLPCSIFLVLNSLIIRKLRIRQRQQPCQEERGPPRRLGKTTAMLLALTSVFSVLWAPRTVVVIYHLYVSSVHQDWRVHLAYDLSNMLAMLNTAVNFFLYCFVSRPFRSVVRDIVLLRGGPLHPRRPLPQQQAPNNASNSSLYSGNNKRSRRDSTPLSPRRNRKPS, from the exons ATGATCGACTGGCCTAATGTGACAGCGTCCAGCTACGAGGAGCTGGTCCTAAAAcctgaggagctgcagagatccaaaTGTGTCCTTGGCTTCATTCCGGTCATTTACTACAGTGTTCTGCTTTGTGTGGGAGTACCAG TAAACATCCTCACAGCAGTGGCCCTGTGCAGACTGGCATGTCGCACCAAGAAACCTCTGTACTACTACCTCTTAGCAGTGACAGGCTCAGACATTCTTTCCCAGCTCTTCATCATCTTTGTTGGATTCCTGCTAGAGACGGCTGTTTTTCACCGCGACGTCCCTACTGTCCTGCTGCACGTGGTCAGTGCTGCAGAGTTTGCTGCTAACCACGCCTCCATTTGGTCCACTATACCCCTTACTGTGGACCGGTATGTTGCGCTGTGCCACCCTTTGCTCCACCGACAGATCAGCTACCCGGCACGGGCCAGGAAGATCATTGCAGCTGTGCTGGTGTTGTCGCTAACGTCGGGCATACCTTTTTTCTGGTGGTCAGACGTGTGGAGAGACAGCCACCTTCCCACAGTGCTGGACGCAGTCCTCATATGGACACATGTTACCATCATCTACTTCCTGCCATGCAGCATCTTCTTGGTGCTGAACTCTTTAATAATCCGCAAGCTGAGGATAAGGCAGAGGCAGCAGCCCTGCCAGGAAGAGCGTGGGCCTCCACGCCGTCTAGGAAAAACCACGGCCATGCTGCTGGCGCTCACCTCCGTGTTCTCAGTTCTATGGGCTCCTCGGACTGTTGTAGTCATCTACCACCTCTATGTTTCCTCGGTTCACCAGGATTGGCGTGTCCACTTGGCCTACGACCTGTCCAATATGCTGGCCATGCTCAACACGGCTGTCAACTTTTTCCTTTACTGCTTCGTCAGCAGACCTTTCCGCAGCGTCGTGCGGGACATCGTGCTGCTCAGAGGAGGGCCACTGCACCCTCGCCGGCCTCTTCCCCAGCAGCAGGCCCCCAACAATGCCTCCAACTCATCTCTCTACAGTGGGAACAACAAACGCTCACGGCGAGACTCCACCCCCTTGTCACCTCGTAGAAACAGAAAGCCCTCGTGA